Genomic DNA from Chanos chanos chromosome 6, fChaCha1.1, whole genome shotgun sequence:
GTGCCATCATTAGAGTAGCAGTTACTATGTATACCTTTATATGATCATTAGGTGTTGGGCACAATATTATGAATAGACTTATTATGAATAGATATAGTAATAGATACGCAGATAATATTGTGACTTGCTAAGGATATCATAAGAATAATGGCTACCATAGACACCATAATGACAGTGACAACTACTATGGATCATAGTATTAAATCAGCAGATACTCTTGATATGACCGTGAGTGGTTTCCATAGATACAGTAATGAAAGGAATGGTTGCTATGAACATCATTAAAACCACTAGTTGCTAGAGATACTATTAAGAAAAAGTTGGTTGCTGTGGTAACGACAGTACCGTTATGAGGGTTTTGTTACAATAGTCACCATTAAATCAGTGGGCACTGTGGATACCATTTTAATATATCTGGTTTCCATAGATACCAGTATGAAATGAATGATTGGTCTGGGGTACAATTAAACAATGATGGCTACTATGGATTTCATTCTTACATTAGCTGCTGGAATGTATAGCCTACTGTTCTTAAACCTACGTTTTTTTGTAGTCCATGCTTTTAGATTGTACACCAGGGTGAAATTAACTTTGCAGTGATACAACTTCAGCATCTTTAAAATTGGTATTAAAACATGTCGTAAAAGTGAGATATGGttatatgtttttaaattttgaactCTGTACTTTAACATGTCTGAAGATTGGATTTACATCTCATAGTTTTGAGAATAGTATTTTAACCATTTTTGGATTTCTTTTGCATCATTTTAATCCAGATCACAGGACttcacattttcagacatttagcAAACTGagatattgtttgtttggttgttggctatattcaaatgataaaaataattccaataaaaatgaatactCCACATTGCACTTTCAAATGAAACTATTGTCAAGCTAGTTCTGAAGGGGAAGCTGCCCTGAGATCTTTTGCAGAACCATTCTGGCCCAAGGATGTCTTCGAAATATACGGTTTTATatagagtttgtttttttccttctgacaTTGCACGTGTATATTGGCTGccttcattttaatattttaagtcTTTTATTCAAACTTTTTTACATTGAGCCCTGCTGATTTATTGTGCATGTTTGAGGAATTTTACTTCCCTTAGGAGTCCCTCCCATTGGTAAAAGTACGTGCTAAAATTATGAATATGCTGTCATATGATTGAGCCCACTTTGGCATAACCCTTAAGGTTTCCTTTTCAGTGCCTGTTTTGTCATCCCATTAGGATTCACCACAAGAGCAGTCCAAGGTAAGCACGCCGACCCTCAATCCTAAGAAACCGAGAACAACACTTCGAGAGACACTGTTCGTACAGCTGTCTGAGTCAGAGAAGGCCAAAGAAACCTTAGTGTCACCAAACCAAGTGAACGCAGCCAAAGGTACATTCTAGAAAGGTGTATTCTTTTAGAATATTTGACACctggaaatgaaaaaatgtcttgtcttataaacaaaaatcaactgaatctaaacaactgaaataaaagCATTATATGAGTAGGGaagaatatcattaataaagTCAAATCACTATTACCAGTAGATAAGACTTAAGGAGGAGCTAAGGGAGATTTGGACAATTGAAACACAAGTTATGAAACAAATGAAGTGTGAGGAAAATACATTCTAACTGCGGTGGCACCTATTCAAAAGTCAATACATGGCCTCTACAagtaaaaacaagcaaacagtaCTAGTGAAAAGTCCTAAGGCCCCCTAACATTGCTTAGCACAAATTAACTTTAATTTACTTACTATGAAATGGTAGAGGACAAGGGACAGCCTGGTCCTCTGCTCAGAGGAAAAAGTAACAGAGAAATGTATAAGTCACATAAAGAAGTAGGCACACATGTTTCCATGTAGGCATACAGGGATTCTTTTGGCAAACCAACACTTTATCCAATATGAAGAACGCTGTAGTCCAGTTCacttttacatttcaaacataTGTATTCCTTTTTAGTTATGCTACCATAAATTCTTTATTTCAGCAAAACCCAAATTGAACATGGGACCATCTGTCATGAAAAGGACTGTTCATGTGAAACCTGGCCATACAAAGGAAGCATCAGAGAGTTGTCACTTTGCATTTTCAAAAGTAAAGTCATTCAATACTGTTCATACAGCCCAAGAGGAGAAATTACAAGCAATTACAAGGAGTTAAAATTGTTTCACTCTGCAAGCAAATTGTACTAAGGCATAACTTACTTAGAATCATATTTTCTCATTGAAATGATGCTGACACTGTTTGTTTAACGCTTTACTTGTTTTCGTTATTTCTAGATGTCACCATTTTCCAGATCAGAAATACATGGTTTTCAGAGCTCACCATGTTCATCTAGTTCGTCCAGTGCTGATGTTGTATCAGAGTTCAAAATTCATTTAGAGTTACAGCCCATCACTCAGTGTAAGGAGGTCCTGAAGGTTCCTATCTATAAACAGAGCCTTGCTTTGCCTCCCAATGCAAACATCTCATCACTGACAAAATCTCTTAATGTACCTCAAAGGTAAGGGACACTCCAGTTTTCATCCAGTGATTTATTTTTATCcagtaaaaatgttttcatcgAATAATATCTGTAGAAATGCTAATAAACGTACTCCAGACAAAGGTCTGACATTACATTTGGCGATACTCTTTTCTGGACCTTCTCATCCATCATATTGTAGCTCTCTGACTGAGGTGTCTATCCAGAATAAGACATGTCTGTTGAGCATGCTGTCAGCCACAGTCCCTGATGCCAGCAGTTCTTCCACTCAGACGGAGTATGATTTTGATGAGTTAATGAAAGAGTTCATTGGTTACTACCACGAGTTTGGATTGGAGCTTGATCCTACCAAAAGTTTTGATGACCTCCTACAGGAGCTCTTTGAGGTGATAGCTAGTGACAGCTGATACTTTGTCAGGACTTCAAACTGCCCTTTACCTTTTTGAAACTAACCCTAGAAATAAGCCAGTAATTAATTATATAacagttattatttatttatatagctTTGCTCATTTCATCTTATTCAATAAATTGTGGATAGTAAAAGctaatgtctgttttatttaccaGAATAATTGTGGTCTTTGTTGTGAATATATATCAATTAAGAAATCAAGACTCACTCAGGCACATTCCTTAGCCTGTGCAGGTGAAGCATCAAGCTGAGCTGGCTTTTGAGGCTTCTGGCAGTTTAAAGCATTGTATGCATGTATTAGATATGAAATATTTCCTGGTTAAGGCTCGCATTGTAGTATTTAACTTGCTACTTGGTTGGCTCTACTAACTTTCACAACAGTGATGCACTCAGCAGATCCTGGCTGTGTAACACTGGGAATCAAAGACCTGAATAATCTATAGTCCATTTTACAACAAAACATGGATTGAATGAATTAAATTTGACTCTCTTCAGGTGACATATAAAAAGAGAGTCACTTCTCACTGTGCCAGAAATGTGGAACAAGTCAGTGTGTTAGAAGTACGAAACCAGCAGCTATTGACCTGATAATTAACAGCAGATCtatttacatacatgtataGAGTGAGCCTCTATAAACATTTCATTCTGGCAAGTATAAATTGAAGAGTAGTGTTAAACTGATGAGAATCTGAGGATGAATCAGGTAATATCTATGTTAACAAATGCACATGGTCTGTTCTGCAAAACcataattatttgtttattcactATCTTTTCTGAATATTATTTCCAAATGTTTTCAAGAGTTCCCTTTCCATACACATTTTACAATTGCATTGTATTTTGGTGTTAATTCTGTATTTTGTGGAAGGTTAAGGAAATGTTTGAGGATAATCAGATCTTAAGAATATGAATATTTGGGCACCTCATTCTCTAATGCTTTATTTAGTCGTAGGTTAAATGTGTAAGTGCAAACATTCTCCCTATTTTGAGAGAATGTTTTTACTACTAGGGCATATCAAGAGTTATTTAGCTAATATAAAATTTATGTAAATTTCAGCCCTGACTTTTGTTCCcttcacaaaatgaaacagattttGAAAGCAATTTTCTCTAAAAGAATCTTTTATTTACAGAGATACATCCAAGtcaattttgacaactgcaagCTGGTATAACATTTTTCTAGATGAATCCTTAATGTTGAATGTGTGGTCTAGGTTAACATGCACCAGTGTGGTGATAAACAAAGGGAGGTATTGGATCTGAAGACGAATTCATCAAACAGACTGAAATTGAACATTTGATTAATTCATCACAGTTAACAGAAACAAACTGCTGAACATTGTCCCTGAGAAAAGTCTTTCACATTTACAGctcagtaaaatgttttttttttctgctttccacAGGGAAATTCGATGTTATGGGAGACAAAGGCCTTTTATAGTGTTAATACAACTGAATTTTTCCTTATCACtcaaaaaagacacagaatggTCCCCAGTAAAACTTatgataaaaaggaaaaaacatgcTACTGTACAGTAAGGCAAGACAGCACTCACTCTTATCTGCACAAATCTGAATAAATGGTTTAAATTGTCAGAAGTCCTCTATACACTTGGgttttttaaactaaaacacTTTGTCCTCCGTTTCAAAGTACATGTCCTGAATTTACACAATAATTTCAACATTACACAATTTCCCCTATTTCccaaaaaaaaggccatttttaAGCAAAATGGCCCAGTTACGATAACTTAAAGATGCTATTCATTGTCACAACCTTTGATAaacttttacacagaaaaaatgtgcaagtaaaacagagaaactgatcAAAGTGCAGCAAAAATTACCCTTGCTAGTCACCATGTCTCTCATATAAAAGCTCTCTTAGGCATACACAGTATACAGAGTAACACTTTCTGCATCAATGATACATGATTTTCCATTCTTAATTAAGAGCTAGCCGGCTCAACTTGGTGACTGGCATCAGAAATGTTACAGAATAGACCTGAGGGAGTCTTGATGGCTTGTTCATCTTGGCTTCAGttatgtttgtaaatgaaaaaGACTTAACTaagatatttaaaatgtcactgaatATGCAGAAATAGAacattataaaatgaaaacaaaacagcactaCAATCTGCAGAGTAAAGACACCTTAACACGGAGACTCAAATCTTAAAAGAAGTCCGTactcactgagggaaaaaacacaaacaaacaaaaaaaaacagcaacaacaaaaaatatccATAAGCATAATATGCTCCCCAAGAGATACAATGCAGAACTGGTAGGTCTTGGGTTTAGGGATAAAAAGCTATTATACATTTCCAATTAGATATTGCTGAATAATTTAGAACTTGGTTGTATTCCTTTGTGGCAGTGGCTGAAGAGTCTTAAAAGGTAAGTTGTAAATAGGTAGCAAATAGGTAGAAAGCAGTCCAAATCCTCTGGGGTCAATTTCTAACTGTCTATCATCTCTGAGAGCTCAAGCAAAAGGTCATCCTCTCCTTTGCCAGGGTCAAGCTCCATCTCATCCTCCAGGCGGTCATCAGTGAACTCATTCATCAGCTCCTCAAAGTCGTCCACTGTAGAAGAACTGCTGACAACAGGGGCCCTGGCTGATAATGTGCTTGACCGCCGTCCCTTACTCTGGATGGTTGTCTTCATTATAGGGCTAAAACAGATCAATAgcgcaggggaaaaaaatattttgacagaATGTCAAAATGATCCTTAAGCAACAATTCTAGCAAGAGTCAATATCAGGGGTAccatctgaattttttttttgctacagaACCTGTTAAGGTGTTTTTATAAGTAAAGCTAAATGACTCTTACCTTTGAGGTACTGTTACAGATTCTGTGTTTGCTCTCAGCTGGGAAAGGCTATTAGTTTCAAGTGGCCGGACTTCATCAGGAAGAACGCTGGGTTCTGATTCTGTATTGGCGCTGGGTGAAAACAGAGGATTCTGACTGGTATCTGCACTCGAAGATGATGCCAACCCCTGTAAATGAGGGAAACACACAGATTagcataaaaatgaataaataatcacCCTTCCATGCTCGGGATATTGATATCAGATGGTTAACACTGATATAATATTAGTTGTGTGTATGACTCATGCCTAACCTCTATAGTCTTGCAGGGTGGCTCTTGTAGTTGCTCCTCCTGAGCAGCAGAGGCAGTATTCAGTGGCTTCACTGCCACAACTGCCGAGCGATGGTTCCCTGacaatttccttttttggccGGGTTTCACCTGAGCCGCTGGTTTCACAACAGATGGTTTCACATTCAATTTGGGCCTCACTGAAATAAgaaacaaatgcatttctgaattagaatgtaaaaaaaatgaacacagtaaGGAGAGCAAGTATCAGAGATGAATATAACACATTTCAGGGGAAACTTGCCACATAAATTTTACTGAATTCATcaagagagaaatacagagaagttTAAATAACTGGAACCATTATGTGAAATAAACAGGGAAAGCTGAAACTTGTGACTCATCTAAATTAGTATGATGCATGGCTTGGTGACAGATATCCTCAATTATCTGGTATTACTTTTCATGCATGTCCTCACAGCCGGCTTTATTAATCAAGGTTGTGATAATGTAATTATTCAGCAAGGAAACCATGCAGTCTTATCAGGCCAGAATGTGAAAATTCCCATATGTTCACAGCAGTATAAGATCAGAGATTAACAGCCAGCCATCATCTAGTATGGAACCAACACATGCTACTTTCATTATCTCTACCAGTCAAAACAACAAGATCTTTTAGTCTTTTGGCGATTCCTTTAGGTCCAACTGACCCCTGACAATAAACTCCTTCTAATATTTCCTTTTTCACCACTGTCAGGATGTCCTGCAAAACACTTTTACACATGGATACCAGTCCTATGACAACCCTCCTCCCTGCTCTGAGTTTTGAACATGCTGAATGCCTCCAAAGTGGAATTTTGCCTGTGTAAAGATCTTTAAAAACAATAACTGACAGGTATTTGTTCTTTTGAACCTACCTTTCGGTTCCATTGCCTGGCCCGGGGACTTCTTGTGGATTTCTTGGGTGTCCTCGGTTTGAGAGTGCCCAGAGATGGGAACTGGAGAGGGAGCATCTTCAGCCAGTGGCACAGGTAGTTTGAGTGTAGACCCTGTGCTGGGTTTCTTAGGACTGGAGTTAGGTGAGTTTGCCTTGCCCTGTTCTTGGGACAAACTCTGTTGAGGCACAACTACAGGAACAAGTGATGTAGCCTTGGGTTTGAGGGAAATACGTGGTCGTTTTGGTTGAGGAGAGAGTTCTGAATTTGGCTGGGACACTGCCGGTGCAGCCACTTGAACAGTAGTTGACTGCTCTTTTCCAGACAGTGCAGGGGTTTGCTTCATAGCAGATTCAGATGGTTTCACTGACTGAGCAGGAGAGGAcacctgctcctcctgctgctggcggagcctcttctctctcatgaTCTCCTCAAACGTCTTCACTTTAACTACCTCACCAGAGGTTTCTTCTTTCTTATTCACTGAGGCAGCCTAcattaaaaagagagatggaaactgGGCTTAGATCTCAAAGTTGCTCTTGAACAATACACTTGAAACTTCAAATAAGGAAACAGAGCCTTACCTCTGTAGCAGGTTCGGCTTTTTTCTCAGAAACCTCCACTTTCTTCTGAGCCTTAGCGTTGCCCGCTActataaaacagaaaataaattcattagTACATTTTGAACATATGTAATGACATAACCGAAAAATTGACACAAATATAAACCAAAGGTCACACCAGAAGTTTTGCTAATACGTAGAATTCGTCTCTTGGGGGCACCGTCATTAGGGGCAGAGTTCTCAGCATTTGAGGGCTCTTGGGCCTGAGCTTGTAACCTTGCTGCTTTCTCTTTGCGGATCTCCTCCAGGGTTTTCACTCGAACATCTCCAGTCTGGGTAGCTGTTTTTACTGAGGCTCCTGCGTTTGAAGGGCAATCATTTTTGCTTGAATTTGTAACCTCTGGGCTACACTCCTGTAACTTCTTTTGTTCCTCCTCCAGTTTCTTCTTGGCATGAAGAATTTCAGAGAATGTTTTCACATGGGGTCCAGCAGTGGATTTCTCACTTCTTTTAGTGGGACATGTACTTTTGGTGTCTACAGCTGCTATAGTACGTGCTGTGGTCCCTTGATTCTGCTTGGCTTGATTCTGTTTGACAGCCTTCTCctgtctgatctcctcaagAGTTTTAATTCGAATCTCTCCTGAGGACTTTGCTTCGCTACTAGATGAAGGTGCTTCAGGTGCGTTGAGCTCTGCAGTCAACCCGAGTCTTTCACGAATTGGTTTCAGAGCTAAAGTAAAACAGTACAAAATGAAGTGAGGTTGGGAGAGTTGCCATTACTATGCAAACAACACTAGAGCTCAGGTAATTCAGTAAATATAGTTTCTTACATTTCTGAGGAGACTGATCAGTGTCCTCTACAGTGGAGTCCACTATTCCACCCAAACGCTCAGCAAGGCTGCGCTTTAGAGGCAGCTCACCATCCATGGGCTGGTCTgcacattaaagagaaaaacaatgaattgTGATTCTTCACTTGGTGGTCTTGCTCAGGTACAGCTTCAAACAGCACCAACAGAACCCTCTAGCTTAGAGGTGTGGGAAAAGAACAGGCATGAATTACAGTATTGAGAAGCAACATTACCTTTCTTAATGATTCTTTTCCCAAGTCTATCAGTAAGTTTTCGTTTTCCAACTTCTTCCAAAATGGGTGAGTCTGTATTGTGGCAATGATATGATATTAAAGATAATGTCTAACATTTTATagctaaaaaaaagagacaagataCAAGTTACAACTGTGTAATACCATTCTTTGCATTGACAGTCACTGGCTTCTTGAACAGCCGtatgttctctttctcagtgctgGCTCCATTATTATGTGATGTGACTAGTGTTAAAGTATCAGAGCCATGGGACATCTGTGCAGAAGGGTGACCTGAAAAACGATAAAAGAATTTTACCTCTTCAGACAAGATTAAAAGCAGCTCTGTATTAAAGACAAAGTCAGTACACCGAATCTAGCAAAAATGATAAAGGACACAAGATCAACTTACCAGCTTTCTTCAGTGAAGCCTTAAGAGCCTTCCTTAGTCTTATCTCCTCCAGAGTTTTGATACCAAAGTCCAAGGAATCATctataaaagaaacaaaatcttTTAAATCTCAGTCTTACCTCACAACTACTGATTAAGGTGTAAGCAAAGATTATACACAGTGGCAattagttgtttttgtttattttaccttTACTGGAGCCCATGGCAAGTTTGCGTGGTGaattttcctctccttcctctgaGAATTGATCTGTACAGTGAGATAACAATGAGCAAAATTTTAATCTGTTCAGTtattaaaattgtaaatatgtaCTCCAGCTGGGATATATAACCAAAATGCtaaccatcatcatcctcatcatcatctacAGGGTTGATGACCACAGGTGGATGGGTAGGACTGGGGACATTCTCTTGTGTTTCGGCCTTAATGACCCCTCTGAGCTGGGGGTTGGATGGGTTAGAGTTTGGCGCAGGTACAGCGGCCGCTGAGTCCTCCAGAGGTggttcctcctctccttccttcttcACAACTGGCAAGGTATCACATTGTGAAAATGCATTCAGAGTACTGTAGAGATTTAAATGCAAAAAAGTACAAAGCACATTTTGTGGATGGTATTTACATCAGGTCTTGGACTGCAAGGTCTGGGGTGGCTTCTTACCTCTAGAGGGGGGCACAAAAACCCCATCAAAGAAACGTGGCTTCTCATGGTAGAAGGCACAGTGCGGTTTCTGACAGCCACCTGGCTGTTTCTCCCAATAGCAAGCAATTTCCTTACGGTTTTTCTGTCAGCAAAAGAGAGTCAGGGGTCAGAATTCCTCAACACAGCCAGAGAAATTTTAGggtgtgtgcattttttctgTAAGATCATAACAGCCAGTGTAACGTTCCAGTCTACTGCAGGGCTATATTTATCCTTCACTAAAACTGCAGCAAACACTGAATGtaacaaaataactgaaatcAGGACCGTAAGATTAAGTGTATACTAACCTTTATTTCCATATGACGAAATCTGCAGCCACTACGAAAACAGCGGTTCTCCTGCCATAAGTTACAGACAGTCTCACTGCCCATAGCAGCCTCACAATGTCTGAAAGGGCAGCTGTCACCCTTTTAAGAGAGTGAAATGCATATGGTTACCCAGTTTAATCTCTCCATATGTTTGATTTCATATAAACAATACACAATTTCAGTGTCCAACTCCTGCGTACATGA
This window encodes:
- the zc3h11a gene encoding zinc finger CCCH domain-containing protein 11A gives rise to the protein MTNHGDDCYFFYYSTCTKGDSCPFRHCEAAMGSETVCNLWQENRCFRSGCRFRHMEIKKNRKEIACYWEKQPGGCQKPHCAFYHEKPRFFDGVFVPPSRVVKKEGEEEPPLEDSAAAVPAPNSNPSNPQLRGVIKAETQENVPSPTHPPVVINPVDDDEDDDDQFSEEGEENSPRKLAMGSSKDDSLDFGIKTLEEIRLRKALKASLKKAGHPSAQMSHGSDTLTLVTSHNNGASTEKENIRLFKKPVTVNAKNDSPILEEVGKRKLTDRLGKRIIKKDQPMDGELPLKRSLAERLGGIVDSTVEDTDQSPQKSLKPIRERLGLTAELNAPEAPSSSSEAKSSGEIRIKTLEEIRQEKAVKQNQAKQNQGTTARTIAAVDTKSTCPTKRSEKSTAGPHVKTFSEILHAKKKLEEEQKKLQECSPEVTNSSKNDCPSNAGASVKTATQTGDVRVKTLEEIRKEKAARLQAQAQEPSNAENSAPNDGAPKRRILRISKTSVAGNAKAQKKVEVSEKKAEPATEAASVNKKEETSGEVVKVKTFEEIMREKRLRQQQEEQVSSPAQSVKPSESAMKQTPALSGKEQSTTVQVAAPAVSQPNSELSPQPKRPRISLKPKATSLVPVVVPQQSLSQEQGKANSPNSSPKKPSTGSTLKLPVPLAEDAPSPVPISGHSQTEDTQEIHKKSPGQAMEPKVRPKLNVKPSVVKPAAQVKPGQKRKLSGNHRSAVVAVKPLNTASAAQEEQLQEPPCKTIEGLASSSSADTSQNPLFSPSANTESEPSVLPDEVRPLETNSLSQLRANTESVTVPQSPIMKTTIQSKGRRSSTLSARAPVVSSSSTVDDFEELMNEFTDDRLEDEMELDPGKGEDDLLLELSEMIDS